One segment of Stappia sp. 28M-7 DNA contains the following:
- a CDS encoding cupin domain-containing protein encodes MSNGGDAELDIGGRLRTLRAAHGLSQRTLAKRAGVTNATISLIESGRMNPSVGALKRVLDGIPVSLTDFFAFEPGAERQVFFQAEELKEIGKGRISYRQVGGNLFGRRLQILHERYEPGADTGRAPLSHDGEEGGVVISGRLEVTVGDQRKILGPGDAYAFDSTEPHRFRAVGPEPCIVVSACTPPSF; translated from the coding sequence ATGTCTAACGGCGGCGATGCGGAACTCGATATCGGCGGCAGGTTGCGGACGCTGCGCGCCGCGCACGGCCTGTCCCAGAGGACGCTGGCCAAACGGGCCGGCGTCACCAACGCGACGATCTCGCTGATCGAGTCCGGCCGCATGAACCCGTCCGTCGGCGCGCTGAAGCGGGTGCTCGACGGGATCCCCGTCAGCCTCACCGACTTCTTCGCCTTCGAGCCCGGCGCCGAGCGGCAGGTGTTCTTCCAGGCGGAAGAGCTCAAGGAAATCGGCAAGGGGAGGATTTCCTACCGCCAGGTCGGGGGTAACCTGTTCGGCCGGCGGTTGCAGATCCTGCATGAACGCTACGAGCCCGGCGCCGATACCGGGCGCGCGCCGCTGTCGCATGATGGCGAGGAGGGCGGCGTGGTGATCTCCGGCCGGCTGGAGGTGACGGTCGGCGACCAGCGCAAGATCCTGGGGCCGGGCGATGCCTATGCCTTCGACAGCACCGAGCCGCACCGCTTTCGCGCCGTCGGGCCGGAGCCCTGCATCGTGGTCAGCGCCTGCACGCCGCCCAGTTTCTAG
- a CDS encoding aspartate aminotransferase family protein codes for MLDDTPRGKSNRKLDAYWMPFTANRQFKASPRMLVGAKGLHYTSDDGREILDGTAGLWCCNAGHGHTEIADAVHRQLLEMDYAPSFQMGHPLAFEFAERLKDLAPDGFEHVFFTGSGSESVDTALKIALAWHRARGEGSRTRLIGRERGYHGVGFGGISVGGLVNNRRHFGTLLTGVDHLPHTHAPEHNAFSRGQPEWGAHLADDLERLVGLHGAETIAAVIVEPVAGSTGVLVPPKGYLQRLREICDKHGILLIFDEVITGFGRLGTPFASQFFGVMPDIFTTAKGLTNGAVPMGAVFTTDRIHDAFMNGPEGTIELFHGYTYSGHPIACAAGLATLDIYERDGLLTRAASIAPAWEEALHGLKDAPHVIDIRNLGLIGGIELASRPGAPGARAYDVFTACFQEGCMIRVTGDVIAMSPPLSIGEAEIAQLIGTLRKVLERTQ; via the coding sequence ATGCTGGACGACACGCCCCGGGGCAAGAGCAATCGCAAGCTCGACGCCTACTGGATGCCCTTTACCGCCAACCGCCAGTTCAAGGCGTCGCCGCGCATGCTGGTCGGTGCCAAGGGGCTGCACTACACCAGCGACGACGGGCGCGAGATCCTCGACGGCACCGCCGGCCTGTGGTGCTGCAATGCCGGCCACGGCCACACCGAGATCGCCGATGCGGTGCATCGCCAGCTGCTGGAGATGGACTACGCGCCGTCCTTCCAGATGGGCCATCCGCTGGCGTTCGAATTCGCCGAGCGGCTCAAGGATCTGGCGCCGGACGGCTTCGAGCACGTCTTCTTCACCGGTTCGGGTTCCGAATCCGTCGACACGGCGCTGAAGATCGCGCTGGCCTGGCACCGGGCTCGCGGCGAGGGCTCGCGCACCCGCCTGATCGGCCGCGAGCGCGGCTATCACGGCGTCGGCTTCGGCGGCATCTCCGTCGGCGGCCTCGTCAACAACCGTCGTCATTTCGGCACGCTACTGACCGGCGTCGACCACCTGCCGCATACCCATGCGCCGGAGCACAACGCCTTCTCGCGCGGCCAGCCGGAATGGGGCGCGCATCTTGCCGATGATCTGGAGCGCCTCGTCGGCCTGCACGGCGCGGAGACCATCGCCGCCGTGATCGTCGAGCCGGTCGCCGGATCCACCGGCGTTCTGGTGCCGCCGAAGGGCTACCTGCAGCGCCTGCGCGAGATCTGCGACAAGCACGGCATCCTGTTGATCTTCGACGAGGTGATCACCGGGTTCGGCCGCCTCGGCACGCCCTTCGCCTCGCAGTTCTTCGGCGTCATGCCGGACATCTTCACCACGGCCAAGGGCCTGACCAACGGCGCGGTGCCGATGGGCGCGGTCTTCACCACCGACCGCATCCACGATGCCTTCATGAACGGGCCGGAAGGCACGATCGAGCTGTTCCACGGCTACACCTATTCGGGCCACCCGATCGCCTGTGCCGCCGGCCTTGCCACGCTCGACATCTACGAGCGCGACGGGCTGCTGACCCGCGCCGCCTCCATCGCTCCGGCCTGGGAAGAGGCGCTGCACGGGTTGAAGGACGCGCCGCATGTGATCGACATCCGCAATCTCGGCCTGATCGGCGGCATCGAGCTCGCCTCGCGCCCCGGCGCGCCGGGCGCGCGCGCCTACGACGTGTTCACGGCCTGCTTCCAGGAAGGCTGCATGATCCGCGTCACCGGCGATGTCATCGCCATGTCGCCGCCGCTCTCCATCGGCGAGGCGGAGATCGCTCAGCTGATCGGCACGCTGCGCAAGGTGCTCGAGCGCACGCAGTAA
- the sigJ gene encoding RNA polymerase sigma factor SigJ has translation MQHDAASDAVDTFEKVRGRLTGLAYRMTGLRADAEDVVQDAWLRWQRTDRSKVEEPEAFLSTVVTRLCLDRLRRRRREQAAYDGPWLPEPMLGAAGGAPAEPPEETFASDISFALMLALERLSPLERAAFLLHDVFDIGFGEIAASLGRSEAACRQLASRARDNIRKARPRFSVDEQEHEAVASAFLNAARQNDVEELSRLLAEGAVLHSDGGGQKIAARNLIRGALRIARFFAGVARKFGRPPAWRCRVQLNGLPGELALEADGTRQATAVEVADGRVQAIYLVRNPDKLARLWAEAGGPDEVPGPTAVS, from the coding sequence ATGCAGCATGACGCCGCGAGCGACGCGGTAGACACGTTCGAGAAGGTGCGGGGCCGGCTTACCGGCCTCGCCTACCGGATGACCGGCCTGCGCGCCGATGCCGAAGACGTGGTCCAGGACGCCTGGCTGCGCTGGCAGCGCACGGACCGCAGCAAGGTCGAGGAGCCGGAGGCGTTCCTGTCCACCGTCGTCACCCGCCTTTGCCTCGACCGGCTGCGGCGGCGCCGGCGCGAACAGGCGGCCTATGACGGCCCCTGGTTGCCGGAACCGATGCTCGGCGCGGCCGGCGGCGCACCTGCCGAGCCGCCGGAAGAGACCTTCGCCTCCGACATTTCCTTCGCGCTGATGCTGGCGCTGGAGCGGCTTTCGCCGCTGGAACGGGCGGCTTTCCTGCTCCACGACGTCTTCGATATCGGCTTCGGCGAGATCGCCGCCTCGCTGGGGCGCAGCGAGGCCGCCTGCCGGCAGCTCGCCAGCCGGGCCCGCGACAATATCCGCAAGGCGCGGCCGCGTTTTTCCGTCGATGAACAGGAGCACGAAGCCGTGGCGTCCGCCTTCCTGAACGCGGCACGGCAGAACGATGTCGAGGAGCTGAGCCGCTTGCTGGCCGAAGGCGCGGTGCTGCATTCGGACGGCGGCGGGCAGAAGATCGCGGCCCGCAACCTGATCCGCGGCGCCCTGCGCATTGCCCGTTTCTTTGCCGGCGTGGCGCGCAAGTTCGGCCGCCCGCCCGCCTGGCGCTGCCGGGTGCAGCTCAACGGACTGCCCGGGGAACTTGCCCTGGAAGCGGACGGCACCCGGCAGGCGACAGCCGTCGAGGTCGCGGATGGCCGCGTGCAGGCGATCTATCTGGTCCGCAATCCGGACAAGCTGGCGCGGCTATGGGCCGAGGCCGGCGGCCCGGACGAGGTGCCCGGGCCGACTGCTGTGTCCTAG
- a CDS encoding carboxymuconolactone decarboxylase family protein: MTARLDYYNIAPDMLKQMLALDAAARGGTLERELVELVKLRASQINGCAYCLHMHSRDARAGGMDQTRLDLLPAWRESSLYSPRERAALAWTEALTLLAQTGAPDEDYAGIAEHFDEAERVQLSMLICTINAWNRLAVGFRSEHPKGTSKADAA, from the coding sequence ATGACTGCCCGTCTCGACTACTACAATATCGCCCCCGACATGCTGAAACAGATGCTCGCGCTCGACGCGGCCGCGCGCGGCGGCACGCTGGAACGCGAGCTCGTCGAGCTGGTGAAGCTGCGCGCCTCGCAGATCAACGGCTGCGCCTACTGCCTCCACATGCATTCGCGCGACGCGCGGGCCGGCGGCATGGACCAGACCCGGCTCGACCTGCTGCCGGCCTGGCGCGAATCCTCGCTCTACTCGCCGCGCGAGCGGGCCGCGCTTGCGTGGACAGAGGCGCTGACCCTGCTTGCGCAGACCGGCGCGCCGGACGAGGATTACGCCGGCATCGCCGAGCATTTCGACGAGGCGGAGCGGGTACAACTGTCGATGCTGATCTGCACCATCAACGCCTGGAACCGGCTGGCGGTGGGTTTTCGCAGCGAACACCCGAAGGGAACGAGCAAGGCCGATGCAGCATGA
- a CDS encoding demethoxyubiquinone hydroxylase family protein, protein MKTSLPVAPDTRVRDPQLTIRRILKVNHAGEFGAIRIYGAQIAVARRLYPDIVPALEEMRADEIDHCRLFREAMPARGARPCRIMSLWSLGGYVLGALTALGGRNTVWICTEAVESTVHRHLEDQLAFLADRDPQLHALIASIQQEELTHLREAENNQQARGLSRALLLPLVSGLTDLMIWLSTWGDSSWMRAEMARARN, encoded by the coding sequence ATGAAGACCAGTCTGCCAGTCGCGCCCGACACCCGCGTCCGCGATCCGCAGCTCACTATCCGCCGCATTCTCAAGGTCAACCACGCGGGCGAGTTCGGCGCGATCCGGATCTACGGTGCCCAGATCGCGGTCGCCCGGCGCCTCTATCCCGACATCGTGCCGGCCCTGGAAGAGATGCGCGCCGACGAGATCGACCATTGCCGCCTGTTTCGTGAGGCGATGCCCGCGCGCGGCGCCCGGCCGTGCCGGATCATGTCGCTCTGGAGCCTCGGCGGCTATGTGCTCGGCGCCCTGACCGCGCTCGGCGGGCGCAACACGGTCTGGATCTGCACCGAGGCCGTGGAAAGCACCGTCCACCGCCACCTGGAGGACCAGCTCGCCTTCCTTGCCGACCGTGATCCGCAGCTGCACGCCCTCATCGCCTCGATCCAGCAAGAGGAGCTGACGCATCTGCGCGAGGCCGAGAACAACCAGCAGGCGCGCGGCCTTTCCCGCGCCCTGCTGCTGCCGCTCGTCAGTGGCCTGACCGACCTGATGATCTGGCTTTCGACCTGGGGCGATTCCAGCTGGATGCGCGCGGAAATGGCCAGGGCCAGAAACTAA
- a CDS encoding amidase, with translation MWKSKDLPELLRAVAQYRDYGHLDRIPQWEERLRVNELELRQFAALPHEDAQPQFTAGLPAAAEKPAALPLSDGAPGTALAIAASVRRGEVSVSEIAEAYIARAEAVADMNLFTAFDAGLVRKEARDLDDRAAKGEDLGPLAGVPVPVKDYMFVRGYPRTGGTKAMPASLDHDDAPVVANLRKAGALIGGMTNLHELAYGATGINPHFGAVANPGHPGHIIGGSSSGSAGAVVAGLAPVAVGTDTSGSIRLPSALCGATGFKPSYESISREGVMPLAWSLDHVGPIAGNVRDAALLFAVMAGRAPETCVPPSDLKIGRLRFGKPTNHFYDEVDGEILARLETLITLLAGEGHAIVPTPLSAVENCLPIHVQTVSAEASQAYWQALAEHPELLGEDVRVRLEVGQFLAAVDYVKAQRLRTVQREALQAAFADVDVLITPTIATTAPKIGATSVIIDGAERPLHPALTRFTTPFNQSGLPAITLPCGVNSAGLPIGVQLAGAFGSDEQLLRIAAEVERVIAKMLA, from the coding sequence ATGTGGAAGAGCAAGGACCTGCCGGAACTGCTTCGCGCCGTCGCGCAGTACCGCGACTACGGCCATCTGGACCGCATCCCGCAGTGGGAAGAGCGCCTGCGCGTCAACGAACTGGAGCTGCGCCAGTTCGCCGCCCTGCCGCATGAGGACGCTCAGCCGCAGTTTACCGCCGGCCTTCCTGCCGCCGCCGAAAAGCCCGCCGCCCTGCCCTTGAGCGACGGCGCGCCGGGCACCGCCCTTGCCATTGCCGCCAGCGTGCGGCGGGGCGAGGTCTCGGTGTCGGAGATCGCCGAGGCCTATATCGCCCGCGCGGAAGCCGTCGCCGACATGAACCTCTTCACCGCCTTCGACGCCGGCCTGGTGCGCAAGGAGGCACGCGATCTCGACGACCGCGCGGCGAAGGGCGAGGATCTCGGCCCGCTCGCCGGCGTGCCGGTGCCGGTCAAGGATTACATGTTCGTGCGCGGCTATCCGCGCACCGGCGGCACGAAGGCCATGCCGGCGAGCCTCGACCACGACGACGCGCCGGTCGTCGCCAACCTGCGCAAGGCGGGCGCCCTGATCGGCGGCATGACCAACCTGCACGAGCTCGCCTATGGCGCGACCGGCATCAACCCGCATTTCGGCGCCGTCGCCAATCCCGGCCATCCCGGCCACATCATCGGCGGCTCCAGCTCCGGCTCGGCCGGTGCGGTCGTGGCCGGCCTTGCGCCGGTAGCGGTCGGCACCGACACGTCCGGCTCGATCCGCCTTCCCTCCGCGCTGTGCGGGGCGACCGGCTTCAAGCCGAGCTACGAGAGCATCAGCCGCGAGGGCGTGATGCCGCTCGCCTGGTCGCTCGACCATGTCGGCCCGATTGCCGGCAACGTGCGCGATGCCGCGCTCCTCTTCGCCGTCATGGCGGGGCGTGCGCCGGAGACCTGCGTCCCCCCGTCCGACCTGAAGATCGGGCGCCTGCGCTTCGGCAAGCCGACCAACCACTTCTACGACGAGGTCGACGGCGAGATCCTTGCGCGCCTGGAGACCCTGATCACCCTGCTTGCCGGCGAAGGCCATGCCATCGTCCCCACGCCCCTGAGCGCGGTCGAGAACTGCCTGCCGATCCACGTCCAGACGGTCAGCGCCGAGGCCTCGCAGGCCTATTGGCAAGCGCTGGCGGAGCATCCCGAGCTGCTCGGCGAGGATGTGCGGGTGCGGCTCGAGGTCGGGCAGTTCCTCGCCGCCGTCGATTACGTCAAGGCCCAGCGCCTGCGCACGGTGCAGCGCGAGGCGCTGCAGGCCGCATTCGCCGATGTCGACGTGCTGATCACCCCGACCATCGCGACCACCGCCCCGAAGATCGGCGCGACCAGTGTGATCATCGACGGCGCCGAGCGGCCGCTGCATCCGGCGCTGACCCGCTTCACAACGCCGTTCAACCAGTCCGGCCTGCCGGCGATCACCCTGCCCTGCGGCGTCAATTCGGCCGGCCTGCCCATCGGCGTCCAGCTTGCCGGCGCCTTCGGCAGCGACGAGCAGCTGCTGCGCATCGCCGCCGAGGTCGAGCGCGTCATCGCGAAAATGCTCGCCTGA
- a CDS encoding alpha/beta fold hydrolase, producing the protein MAFADIENGRLHYEVLGHGRPLFLVSGLGGVGEFWRAQAERLARDFQVVLHDHRGTGRSETQTSDYTVELMANDVLALMDHLGVERASIVGHSTGGIIAQTMALTRPERVGDLVLSASWAHGDAYFRSLFGLRLAVLKGLGLEAYEQFGRLFRYPPWYFGEEPEALTPTVGESGSEEIIASRIGVLLDFDSRAELPRISSRTLVIGAEDDAITPRYLWNELAQNIPNAVLTTLPTGGHFCPQTQPDLYHRHLHDFLVEGRMTSPAAAAS; encoded by the coding sequence TTGGCCTTTGCAGATATCGAAAACGGGCGGCTCCACTACGAGGTGCTCGGGCACGGACGCCCCCTGTTCCTCGTCTCCGGTCTCGGCGGCGTCGGCGAGTTCTGGCGCGCCCAGGCCGAGCGTCTGGCGCGCGACTTCCAGGTCGTCCTGCATGATCACCGCGGCACCGGCCGCAGCGAGACGCAGACCAGCGACTATACGGTCGAGCTGATGGCGAACGACGTGCTGGCCCTGATGGACCATCTCGGCGTCGAGCGCGCGTCCATCGTCGGCCATTCGACCGGCGGCATCATCGCCCAGACCATGGCCCTCACCCGTCCCGAGCGGGTCGGCGACCTGGTGCTCAGCGCCTCCTGGGCGCATGGCGATGCCTATTTCCGCAGCCTGTTCGGCCTGCGCCTCGCCGTCCTCAAGGGACTGGGGCTCGAGGCGTACGAGCAGTTCGGCCGGCTGTTCCGCTACCCGCCCTGGTATTTCGGCGAGGAGCCCGAGGCCCTGACCCCGACGGTCGGGGAAAGCGGCAGCGAGGAGATCATCGCCAGCCGCATCGGCGTGCTGCTCGACTTCGATTCCCGCGCAGAGCTGCCGCGCATTTCCTCGCGCACCCTGGTGATCGGCGCCGAGGATGACGCGATCACCCCGCGCTACCTGTGGAACGAGCTGGCGCAGAACATTCCGAACGCGGTCCTGACCACGCTGCCGACCGGCGGGCATTTCTGCCCGCAGACCCAGCCGGACCTCTACCATCGTCACCTGCACGACTTCCTGGTCGAAGGCCGGATGACGTCCCCCGCCGCCGCCGCCAGCTGA
- a CDS encoding TRAP transporter small permease: protein MRILKTILEAVPAVLLLAMALLTSVSAATRYLINTPVPDEFEISRMLLSIVVCWGMAAAFYYNDHIRLDVFWGRAGPLARRILSRTGTVLSLVIVGIYSVALFFKVLDTMKAGLLTIDLGLSVWGFQFAAWLGTLASVAVLLAQTIWPPAHLVDEQPIDPAL, encoded by the coding sequence ATGCGAATTCTGAAGACCATCCTGGAAGCTGTGCCAGCGGTTCTGCTGCTCGCCATGGCGCTTCTCACCTCCGTGTCGGCCGCGACGCGCTACCTGATCAACACGCCGGTTCCCGACGAGTTCGAGATCTCGCGCATGCTGCTCAGCATCGTCGTGTGCTGGGGCATGGCCGCCGCCTTCTACTACAACGACCATATCCGCCTGGACGTGTTCTGGGGCCGCGCCGGCCCGCTCGCCCGCAGGATCCTGTCGCGCACCGGCACCGTTCTCAGCCTCGTGATCGTCGGCATCTATTCGGTCGCCCTGTTCTTCAAGGTGCTCGACACGATGAAGGCCGGACTCCTGACCATCGACCTCGGCCTGTCGGTCTGGGGGTTCCAGTTCGCCGCCTGGCTCGGGACGCTCGCCTCCGTCGCCGTGCTGCTCGCCCAGACCATCTGGCCGCCCGCCCATCTCGTCGACGAACAGCCCATCGACCCGGCGCTGTAA
- a CDS encoding TRAP transporter substrate-binding protein, whose protein sequence is MRKFKKFTGALAVALMGACALTTSSMAEDAQVRLRLSHNLPTNNALHYGVLEPWAKSIGEASNGSIAIDIFPAQQMGPAKDHYNMARDGIVDIAFYLVGIEPGRFPIVSAAEIPFLVSANDRGSRALYEWYMPYAETEMSDVKVCNTFYDGGGTVHAKKKIERPADLAGLKIRSPNVMAAELYRLGGASPIQMSANDAAEAVERGVVDAISFPWKLLQALGADRTLHYHMDTTLYSLATAILINKSSYERLSDAQKAVIDSHCSADWSEKLPVAWTDFENEGREVLLGKPEHDVYKLTDEQLGEWKELAKGVQAKWAADVAVKGVDGEKVFGDLKALLEKYDAAY, encoded by the coding sequence ATGAGGAAGTTCAAGAAGTTCACCGGCGCGCTGGCTGTCGCGCTGATGGGGGCCTGCGCCCTGACCACGTCGAGCATGGCGGAAGACGCGCAGGTCCGGCTGCGCCTGTCGCACAACCTGCCGACCAACAATGCGCTGCATTACGGCGTGCTGGAGCCCTGGGCGAAGTCCATCGGCGAGGCGTCGAACGGCTCCATCGCCATCGACATTTTCCCGGCGCAGCAGATGGGTCCGGCCAAGGACCACTACAACATGGCGCGCGACGGCATCGTCGACATCGCCTTCTACCTGGTCGGCATCGAGCCGGGCCGTTTCCCCATCGTCTCGGCGGCGGAAATCCCGTTCCTCGTCTCGGCCAACGACCGCGGCTCGCGTGCGCTCTACGAGTGGTACATGCCCTATGCCGAGACCGAGATGTCCGACGTCAAGGTCTGCAACACCTTCTATGACGGCGGCGGCACCGTCCACGCCAAGAAGAAGATCGAGCGCCCGGCCGACCTTGCTGGCCTGAAGATCCGCTCTCCCAACGTGATGGCGGCCGAGCTCTACCGTCTCGGCGGTGCTTCGCCGATCCAGATGTCGGCGAACGATGCGGCCGAGGCCGTCGAGCGCGGCGTCGTCGATGCGATCTCCTTCCCGTGGAAGCTGCTCCAGGCGCTCGGCGCCGACCGCACCCTGCACTACCACATGGACACGACGCTCTACTCGCTGGCGACCGCGATCCTGATCAACAAGTCGTCCTACGAGCGCCTGTCCGACGCGCAGAAGGCCGTGATCGACAGCCATTGCAGCGCCGACTGGTCGGAAAAGCTGCCCGTCGCCTGGACCGACTTCGAGAACGAGGGCCGCGAGGTCCTGCTCGGCAAGCCGGAGCATGACGTCTACAAGCTCACCGACGAGCAGCTCGGCGAGTGGAAGGAACTGGCGAAGGGCGTCCAGGCCAAGTGGGCCGCCGATGTCGCGGTCAAGGGCGTCGACGGCGAGAAGGTGTTCGGCGACCTGAAGGCGCTGCTCGAAAAGTACGACGCCGCCTACTGA